A stretch of the Opisthocomus hoazin isolate bOpiHoa1 chromosome 2, bOpiHoa1.hap1, whole genome shotgun sequence genome encodes the following:
- the LOC142364706 gene encoding endosome-associated-trafficking regulator 1-like, translating into MCYFCLPARRPPPCKSHDSLGMDAFAPWEHASHPYPGYSECSRGGESHMLPEEATADRELPSLQLTDNVLREENAMLRKVIKSMQGSLESQACTVWRLERQLKASLAKQEREVRELQSFAQRTEWSLQLMTQRALQAESNVEKLKQEVSILQQELESSKVENENLRAGHMTNLGPVKHNIDFVVQSLHKIILGATWSIGQLASGVESLHFLADVLQSTGKISEDEA; encoded by the exons ATGTG ctacttctgcctccctgcacgtcGTCCACCACCGTGCAAGAGCCATGACAGCTTGGGGATGGATGCCTTTGCGCCATGGGAACATGCCAGCCACCCTTATCCGGGGTACTCAGagtgcagcaggggaggagagtcCCACATGTTGCCCGAGGAGGCCACTGCGGACAGGGAGCTCCCGTCCCTGCAGCTGACCGACAacgtgctcagggaggagaacgccatgctcaggaaggtgatcaagagcatgcagggctccttggagagccaggcatgcacggtgtggaggctggagaggcagctgaaggccagcctggctaaacaggagagggaagtccgagagctacagtcctttgcccagcggactgagtggagtctccagctaatgacccagcgggctctgcaggcagaaagcaacgtggagaagctgaagcaggaggtctccattctccagcaagagctggagagctcCAAGGTGGAGAACGAAAACCTGAGAGCGGGCCATATGACCAACCTGGGGCCAGTGAAGCACAACATAGATTTCGTCGTGCAAAGCCTCCACAAGATAATACTGGGCGCAACCTGGTCCATCGGACAGCTCGCCTCTGGAGTGGAgtcgctgcattttcttgctgacgtccttcaatctaccggcaaaatttccgaagatgaagcctaa
- the LOC142364707 gene encoding endosome-associated-trafficking regulator 1-like encodes MGSHDSLGMDAFAPWEHASHPYPGYSECTRGGESHMLPEEATADRELPSLQLTDNVLREENAMLRKVIKSMQGSLESQACTVRRLERQLKASLAKQEREVRELQSFAQRTEWSLQLMTQRALQAESNVEKLKQEVSILQQELESSKVENENLRASQMTNLGPVKHNIDFVVQSLHKIILGATWSIGQLASGVESLHFLADVLQSTGKISEDEA; translated from the exons ATGGGT AGCCATGACAGCTTGGGGATGGATGCCTTTGCGCCATGGGAACATGCCAGCCACCCTTATCCGGGGTACTCAGAGTGCACCAGGGGAGGAGAGTCCCACATGCTGCCCGAGGAGGCCACTGCGGACAGGGAGCTCCCGTCCCTGCAGCTGACCGACAacgtgctcagggaggagaacgccatgctcaggaaggtgatcaagagcatgcagggctccttggagagccaggcatgcacggtgcggaggctggagaggcagctgaaggccagcctggctaaacaggagagggaagtccgagagctacagtcctttgcccagcggactgagtggagtctccagttaatgacccagcgggctctgcaggcagaaagcaacgtggagaagctgaagcaggaggtctccattctccagcaagagctggagagctcCAAGGTGGAGAACGAAAACCTGAGAGCGAGCCAAATGACCAATCTGGGGCCAGTGAAGCACAACATAGATTTCGTCGTGCAAAGCCTCCACAAGATAATACTGGGCGCAACCTGGTCCATCGGACAGCTCGCCTCTGGAGTGGAgtcgctgcattttcttgctgacgtccttcaatctaccggcaaaatttccgaagatgaagcctaa
- the LOC142364710 gene encoding endosome-associated-trafficking regulator 1-like, whose protein sequence is MHKTVIAETTKNFFITWSPLNLSDEFSYFCLPARRPPPCKSHDSLGMDAFAPWEHASHPYPGYSECSRGGESHMLPEEATADRELPSLQLTDNVLREENAMLRKVIKSMQGSLESQACTVRRLERQLKASLAKQEREVRELQSFAQRTEWSLQLMTQRALQAESNVEKLKQEVSILQQELESSKVENENLRASQMTNLGPVKHNIDFVVQSLHKIILGATWSIGQLASGVESLHFLADVLQSTGKISEDEA, encoded by the exons atgcacaaaacgGTCATCGCAGAAACTACTAAGAACTTCTTTATAACTTGGTCACCCCTCaacctttctgatgaatttag ctacttctgcctccctgcacgtcGTCCACCACCGTGCAAGAGCCATGACAGCTTGGGGATGGATGCCTTTGCGCCATGGGAACATGCCAGCCACCCTTATCCGGGGTACTCAGagtgcagcaggggaggagagtcCCACATGTTGCCCGAGGAGGCCACTGCGGACAGGGAGCTCCCGTCCCTGCAGCTGACCGACAacgtgctcagggaggagaacgccatgctcaggaaggtgatcaagagcatgcagggctccttggagagccaggcatgcacggtgcggaggctggagaggcagctgaaggccagcctggctaaacaggagagggaagtccgagagctacagtcctttgcccagcggactgagtggagtctccagttaatgacccagcgggctctgcaggcagaaagcaacgtggagaagctgaagcaggaggtctccattctccagcaagagctggagagctcCAAGGTGGAGAACGAAAACCTGAGAGCGAGCCAAATGACCAATCTGGGGCCAGTGAAGCACAACATAGATTTCGTCGTGCAAAGCCTCCACAAGATAATACTGGGCGCAACCTGGTCCATCGGACAGCTCGCCTCTGGAGTGGAgtcgctgcattttcttgctgacgtccttcaatctaccggcaaaatttccgaagatgaagcctaa
- the LOC142364713 gene encoding endosome-associated-trafficking regulator 1-like, with translation RRPPPCKSHDSLGMDAFAPWEHASHPYPGYSECTRGGESHMLPEEATADRELPSLQLTDNVLREENAMLRKVIKSMQGSLESQACTVWRLERQLKASLAKQEREVRELQSFAQRTERSLQLMTQRALQAESNVEKLKQEVSILQQELESSKVENENLRASQMTNLGPVKHNIDFVVQSLHKIILGATWSIGQLASGVESLHFLADVLQSTGKISEDEA, from the coding sequence cgtcGTCCACCACCATGCAAGAGCCATGACAGCTTGGGGATGGATGCCTTTGCGCCATGGGAACATGCCAGCCACCCTTATCCGGGGTACTCAGAGTGCACCAGGGGAGGAGAGTCCCACATGCTGCCCGAGGAGGCCACTGCGGACAGGGAGCTCCCGTCCCTGCAGCTGACCGACAacgtgctcagggaggagaacgccatgctcaggaaggtgatcaagagcatgcagggctccttggagagccaggcatgcacggtgtggaggctggagaggcagctgaaggccagcctggctaaacaggagagggaagtccgAGAGCTACAGTCCTTTGCCCAGCGGACTGAGCGGAGTCTCCAGTTAATGACCcagcgggctctgcaggcagaaagcaacgtggagaagctgaagcaggaggtctccattctccagcaagagctggagagctcCAAGGTGGAGAACGAAAACCTGAGAGCGAGCCAAATGACCAATCTGGGGCCAGTGAAGCACAACATAGATTTCGTCGTGCAAAGCCTCCACAAGATAATACTGGGCGCAACCTGGTCCATCGGACAGCTCGCCTCTGGAGTGGAgtcgctgcattttcttgctgacgtccttcaatctaccggcaaaatttccgaagatgaagcctaa
- the LOC142364719 gene encoding endosome-associated-trafficking regulator 1-like, with protein sequence MCYFCLPARRPPPCKSHDSLGMDAFAPWEHASHPYPGYSECSRGGESHMLPEEATADRELPSLQLTDNVLREENAMLRKVIKSMQGSLESQACTVRRLERQLKASLAKQEREVRELQSFAQRTEWSLQLMTQRALQAESNVEKLKQEVSILQQELESSKVENENLRASQMTNLGPVKHNIDFVVQSLHKIILGATWSIGQLASGVESLHFLADVLQSTGKISEDEA encoded by the exons ATGTG ctacttctgcctccctgcacgtcGTCCACCACCGTGCAAGAGCCATGACAGCTTGGGGATGGATGCCTTTGCGCCATGGGAACATGCCAGCCACCCTTATCCGGGGTACTCAGagtgcagcaggggaggagagtcCCACATGTTGCCCGAGGAGGCCACTGCGGACAGGGAGCTCCCGTCCCTGCAGCTGACCGACAacgtgctcagggaggagaacgccatgctcaggaaggtgatcaagagcatgcagggctccttggagagccaggcatgcacggtgcggaggctggagaggcagctgaaggccagcctggctaaacaggagagggaagtccgagagctacagtcctttgcccagcggactgagtggagtctccagttaatgacccagcgggctctgcaggcagaaagcaacgtggagaagctgaagcaggaggtctccattctccagcaagagctggagagctcCAAGGTGGAGAACGAAAACCTGAGAGCGAGCCAAATGACCAATCTGGGGCCAGTGAAGCACAACATAGATTTCGTCGTGCAAAGCCTCCACAAGATAATACTGGGCGCAACCTGGTCCATCGGACAGCTCGCCTCTGGAGTGGAgtcgctgcattttcttgctgacgtccttcaatctaccggcaaaatttccgaagatgaagcctaa
- the LOC142364723 gene encoding endosome-associated-trafficking regulator 1-like codes for MNLENSVYFCLPARRPPPCKSHDSLGMDAFAPWEHASHPYPGYSECSRGGESHMLPEEATADRELQSLQLTDNVLREENAMLRKVIKSMQGSLESQACTVRRLERQLKASLAKQEREVRELQSFAQRTEWSLQLMTQRALQAESNVEKLKQEVSILQQELESSKVENENLRASQMTNLGPVKHNIDFVVQSLHKIILGATWSIGQLASGVESLHFLADVLQSTGKISEDEA; via the exons ATGAACCTGGAAAACTCAGT ctacttctgcctccctgcacgtcGTCCACCACCGTGCAAGAGCCATGACAGCTTGGGGATGGACGCCTTTGCGCCATGGGAACATGCCAGCCACCCTTATCCGGGGTACTCAGagtgcagcaggggaggagagtcccacatgctgcccgaggaggccactgcggacagggagctccagtccctgcagctgaccgacaacgtgctcagggaggagaacgccatgctcaggaaggtgatcaagagcatgcagggctccttggagagccaggcatgcacggtgcggaggctggagaggcagctgaaggccagcctggctaaacaggagagggaagtccgagagctacagtcctttgcccagcggactgagtggagtctccagttaatgacccagcgggctctgcaggcagaaagcaacgtggagaagctgaagcaggaggtctccattctccagcaagagctggagagctccaaggtggagaacgaaaacctgagagcgagccaaatgaccaacctggggccagtgaagcacaacatagatttcgtcgtgcaaagcctccacaagataatactgggcgcaacctggtccatcggacagctcgcctctggagtggagtcgctgcattttcttgctgacgtccttcaatctaccggcaaaatttccgaagatgaagcctaa